Proteins encoded together in one Impatiens glandulifera chromosome 1, dImpGla2.1, whole genome shotgun sequence window:
- the LOC124919506 gene encoding glucan endo-1,3-beta-glucosidase 11-like → MDSRIFFFFLFPSITVAIGINYGRIADNLPSPENVVPLVHSIGANKVKLYDADPQVLKAFANTGVEFIVGLGNEYLSTMRDPDQALAWVKTNVQAYLPATKITCITVGNEVLTFNDTSLSAHLLPTMQSLHAALVCLHLDQKVTVTTAHSLAVLETSYPPSSAVFRRDLTGSMTQIVEFLSKTCSPFLINAYPYFAYKDNSKQISIDYVLFQQNSGIVDPVTNLHYDNMFYAQIDAVHWALSSIGYNNQTVQISETGWPSKGDENEAGASPENAKKYNSNLIKLISQKKGTPLRPNCDLNIYLFALFNENLKNGPTSERNYGLFKPDGTPAYSLGLSSSKPAGNTTVGVPSPISTVPPVDTGAGGIPIPDYYTSGNLHLTKVEMMMMSIAGFITLSFF, encoded by the exons ATGGACTCCagaatcttcttcttttttctctttccttcaATAACCGTTGCAATCGGTATCAATTACGGCCGGATTGCCGATAACCTACCCTCACCGGAGAATGTCGTACCTCTCGTCCACTCCATCGGAGCTAACAAAGTCAAGCTCTATGACGCCGATCCTCAAGTACTCAAAGCCTTTGCTAACACCGGCGTTGAATTCATCGTCGGACTTGGTAATGAATACTTATCTACAATGCGAGATCCAGATCAAGCCCTAGCTTGGGTGAAAACAAATGTTCAAGCGTACCTTCCAGCTACAAAAATCACATGTATAACTGTCGGAAACGAGGTTTTAACCTTCAATGACACCTCTCTAAGCGCTCATCTCCTACCGACAATGCAGAGTCTTCACGCAGCTCTAGTCTGTCTACACCTCGACCAAAAGGTAACCGTCACCACCGCACACTCACTCGCAGTTCTAGAAACTTCTTATCCACCTTCATCTGCCGTTTTCCGACGAGATCTAACCGGATCCATGACACAGATCGTGGAATTTCTCTCCAAAACATGTTCCCCCTTTTTAATCAATGCGTATCCGTACTTCGCTTACAAGGATAATTCGAAACAGATCTCAATCGATTACGTCCTGTTTCAGCAAAACTCAGGAATTGTAGATCCTGTCACGAATCTACATTATGATAACATGTTTTACGCACAGATTGACGCTGTACATTGGGCTTTATCATCGATTGGTTATAATAATCAAACGGTACAGATCTCCGAGACTGGATGGCCGTCGAAAGGAGATGAAAATGAAGCCGGAGCATCGCCGGAGAATGCGAAGAAATATAATAGTAATCTGATTAAACTCATTTCTCAGAAGAAAGGGACGCCGTTGAGACCGAATTGTGATCTGAATATCTATTTGTTCGCATTGTTTAATGAGAACTTGAAGAATGGTCCTACGTCGGAGCGGAATTACGGTCTGTTCAAACCAGACGGTACGCCGGCGTACTCATTAGGATTATCCAGTTCAAAGCCTGCCGGAAATACTACTGTCGGTGTTCCATCACCTATAAGTACCGTGCCTCCGGTCGACACCGGCGCCGGCGGTATACCTATACCAGATTACTATACATCG GGAAATCTACACTTGACAAAagttgagatgatgatgatgagtataGCCGGATTTATTACATTAAGTTTCTTCTAA